A part of Halobacillus shinanisalinarum genomic DNA contains:
- the fabG gene encoding 3-oxoacyl-ACP reductase FabG encodes MAGRFDGKIAFVTGGSRGIGKGIVQRFAEEGAKVAIIDVNEEALNETANEFKEKGFEIFPQVADVVDFEQVESAVKKAHEKFGSIDILINNAGVIRDNMLFKMTDSDWETVMNVHLKGSFNAARAAQKYMVENKYGRIINISSTSALGNRGQANYATAKAGLQGFTKTLAIELGRFGITTNAVAPGFIETEMTKETAARIGISFEDLVKASVDNIPVGRSGKPADIANAVAFYADESSSFVNGQVLYVAGGPKD; translated from the coding sequence ATGGCAGGTAGATTTGATGGAAAAATAGCTTTTGTAACAGGTGGGAGCCGAGGAATCGGTAAGGGAATTGTCCAGCGGTTCGCTGAAGAAGGAGCCAAAGTAGCTATTATTGATGTAAATGAAGAAGCGTTAAATGAAACGGCAAACGAGTTCAAGGAAAAAGGGTTTGAAATTTTTCCACAGGTGGCGGATGTGGTAGATTTTGAACAAGTTGAATCGGCTGTGAAAAAAGCTCATGAGAAGTTTGGATCGATTGATATTCTTATAAATAATGCCGGAGTTATCCGTGATAACATGTTATTTAAAATGACCGATTCAGACTGGGAAACCGTCATGAATGTTCATTTGAAGGGTTCTTTTAATGCAGCACGTGCCGCTCAGAAATATATGGTCGAAAATAAATATGGGCGGATTATCAACATTTCCTCAACTTCCGCTCTCGGTAACCGTGGCCAAGCAAACTATGCCACTGCAAAAGCAGGATTACAAGGATTTACGAAAACGCTTGCTATTGAATTGGGGAGGTTTGGAATTACAACAAATGCAGTTGCGCCAGGATTTATCGAGACGGAAATGACAAAGGAAACGGCGGCTCGCATCGGTATTTCGTTTGAGGATTTAGTGAAAGCAAGTGTTGACAACATCCCTGTAGGAAGAAGCGGGAAGCCTGCGGATATTGCCAATGCTGTAGCCTTTTATGCTGATGAGAGTTCATCGTTTGTTAATGGGC
- a CDS encoding acyl-CoA dehydrogenase family protein has translation MHLRLTDEQQMVQKTIRKFVEKELMPLENEVLRNEREGKPSLPPEKMKELQLKAKEAGFWGINTPEEYGGADLGQMMMAIVLMEVAKTFVPFQFGGSADNILYYGNEEQKENYLIPTINGEKKSCFAMTEPDAGSDTRNIRMTAVKDGDEWVLNGEKTFITGGNEADFVMVIAITDKELHQSSSGRKGVTCFIADRSMGWKSEYIDTMGEWGPAGLVFDNVRVPDENILGEVNGGYDLGLEWIGFARWIVGARAVGASERLLNMAIDYANERKTFGKPIAARQAIQWQIADSAVEIEAAKWLVLNAAFTLDQGEDNRHAASMAKLYGSNMGNRVVDRVLQIHGGMGYTRELPIERWYREARLWRIYDGTDEIQRLIISRNLLKGHVKLG, from the coding sequence ATGCATTTACGTTTAACGGATGAACAACAAATGGTACAAAAAACGATACGAAAGTTTGTAGAAAAGGAATTAATGCCTCTAGAAAATGAAGTCTTGCGAAACGAGAGGGAAGGAAAGCCGAGTCTTCCTCCTGAGAAAATGAAGGAATTGCAACTAAAAGCAAAAGAGGCTGGTTTTTGGGGGATCAATACTCCGGAAGAATATGGTGGGGCTGATTTAGGACAGATGATGATGGCGATCGTCCTCATGGAAGTTGCCAAGACGTTCGTTCCATTTCAATTCGGGGGATCGGCTGATAATATTTTATACTATGGAAATGAGGAGCAAAAGGAAAACTACCTCATTCCAACGATCAACGGCGAGAAGAAATCTTGTTTTGCGATGACAGAACCTGATGCCGGCTCTGATACGAGGAATATCCGAATGACAGCTGTGAAAGACGGCGATGAATGGGTGTTAAATGGGGAGAAGACCTTTATTACCGGGGGCAATGAAGCGGACTTTGTCATGGTGATTGCGATCACGGATAAAGAGCTGCATCAGTCCTCTTCAGGTCGAAAAGGGGTGACCTGTTTCATTGCGGATCGATCCATGGGCTGGAAATCTGAATACATCGATACGATGGGAGAGTGGGGTCCTGCTGGGCTCGTCTTCGATAATGTTCGTGTGCCAGACGAGAATATATTAGGTGAAGTTAACGGTGGGTATGATCTGGGACTTGAGTGGATTGGATTTGCGCGATGGATAGTCGGTGCACGTGCTGTAGGGGCGTCTGAAAGATTATTGAACATGGCGATCGATTATGCGAATGAACGTAAAACATTTGGCAAACCGATTGCTGCTAGACAGGCGATCCAATGGCAAATTGCAGATTCTGCAGTGGAAATCGAAGCGGCCAAATGGCTTGTACTCAATGCAGCGTTTACCCTCGATCAAGGTGAAGATAACCGCCATGCTGCTTCGATGGCGAAATTATACGGTTCCAATATGGGGAATCGAGTTGTTGACCGTGTCCTTCAGATCCATGGGGGGATGGGCTACACAAGGGAATTGCCGATTGAACGTTGGTATCGTGAAGCAAGGTTGTGGAGAATTTATGATGGCACAGATGAAATCCAGCGTTTAATCATCTCAAGGAATCTATTAAAAGGACATGTAAAGCTAGGATAA
- a CDS encoding PTS lactose/cellobiose transporter subunit IIA, whose translation MNTEEIIFQLISHGGNARSSAMEAIHSARETHFRSAEESIGEARKELREAHRVQTEVIQAEARGEKKDISLLFIHAQDHLMNAMTITDLAEEIIKIHRKLF comes from the coding sequence GTGAACACGGAAGAGATTATTTTCCAATTGATTTCACATGGAGGAAACGCCAGAAGTTCCGCTATGGAAGCCATCCACTCTGCAAGAGAAACACATTTCAGGTCCGCTGAAGAAAGTATAGGTGAAGCAAGAAAAGAACTAAGAGAAGCACATCGAGTTCAAACAGAGGTCATCCAAGCAGAAGCAAGAGGGGAAAAAAAAGACATAAGTTTATTGTTCATTCACGCACAGGATCACTTGATGAATGCAATGACGATTACAGATCTGGCGGAAGAAATCATTAAGATTCATAGAAAACTTTTTTAA